gcattaaaaaaatgtttgggaacccctgtcgtacaggaatgctgccgactggcacattccagactacagggacaccattggtaCTATCGGGTCGCTCTACTGCTCGACTAGGAGAGGCCGTGTTTGCTGAGGAAGCCTCTCAATTATTGTTCACCACCCCAGGGGGCACATGAGCGACAACAGACCCCATAGAGAACGAATGTAAATTCATTGGGTAAAGGTATTGGCACGTTTTATCATTCTGAATAAAGCTTATAAAGCTTACTTTGATACAAAAAAAGTATCAACATCTGATCTGTGCCCAGAGTGAAGGAGACCAGGCCTTCTATTGGAGACATGGGTCAAGTCACGAAGTTTTTCTCACGAAGGGCTGTTGAAATCAGGACCTTACCGaaaaaataacattttccaccctgtGACGTAGAATGTCCAGTCCTGTGCTTTTTCCTGCAGCCACAGGTCGGTCATCACCACTGCATCTCTCTCctcacagcacaatattctcTCCGCATCCCCAGCTTAATGGCATGTTTTCACTGTTTACTTATCCACCGTTTTACACTCCACTCTGACTCTCTTAGACCTGGAGAAAGATAAAaaacgagctgctggaggaactcagcgggtcgggcagcatctgtggagggaaatggacaatcggcatttcgggttgagacagttcagatgaaggatctcgatccGGAAAGGTCCTTCCGATCGGAGCGATGGGGCCTTTGGGCATACAGCTAACTTTTTTTGTCGCTCTAGGTGTTTACGAGATGGGGTTGCTGGGCATATGGCCAACTCACCTACGCTCGTCGCCGGGATTAGACAGTCCATTGGGCGTTTTCTTATCTTTTCCCTGTTTAATTTGTtgttgatcccacactaacatgGAAAtagccagaatttccactgaacacatccagcagcagaatgttcattccctgagtctgcagcgcgcgtagtggacaatcgcggtactgcaggggatcgcagctccccgaaagtgaaagcattctgaatcaggaagtgctgggagttaacatggcttcgaaaggacaggccgagagttggaccgaggaggtaatttgtcccatctgcctggatttcttcaccgatccgatgtcactggagtgtggacacaacttctgtcgctcttgtatcacacggtgttgggaaagggagcagagaaactcctgcccggaatgtagagcggtgtttgctgaccgcaccctcagggtgaatcgggccttagcaaatctggctgaaaaagctcgaaatctgaatctgaatccgaaagggaaggcaagaaaacttcactgcgaggaacatgaggaagagctgaagctgttttgtgaaacggacaagacactgatctgtctggtctgtgcagtggcgcaggaacacagagagcaccgcttcatgcccattaaagaagctgttaaaatctacaaggtaaaaactaACGTTAGCTTAATACTTAAAATATTTCATTTGTCCTACATACCATCACACTTGTCACACgaccctctgcaacttccgccatctctaaCGGGATtttagcatctctccgtcccacagcccaactccgcaccccgcaactctccgctctccatACGGATCGCTCCCCGTAaggtatcgccctgatccactcgctcctccccactgatctctctcctggcaccgacacctgcaagcgggacaagtgctacacctgactcctaacctcctccctcgtcaccattcagggccgcaaacagcccagttcctcccgtttctcccatggtcgattgtcctctcgtttttgattccttcttctccagccctttacctcttccaccagtcccctcccagcttctcacttcatcaccctcccccacgttccccctcacgttgtctcacccgtcacctgtcagctggttctcatccccaacctttttattctggcttctgtcccattccttcccagtcctaatgaagggtctcatcccgaaacaccgactgtttatttcccctgaatagatgctgcctgacccactgagttcctccggcattttgtgcgataatcgggtttgatcacctgtttcttttgatgcatctttttttctatttccttcactctctgacttccaggatcagctaaaatcttccttagactctctcacaaaaaagaaatcagacttccaggaaaaagagcagcaacagaaagagaagatttccggagttcgggtgaggcttcctgagcggaatttctgatattactgtcgagttttgctccatttaatgcagaatagccgagaatcgcagctccagtgacctgggttcgatcctgacctctgctgccatctgtgtggagtttgcatgctctccctgtggccatgacggTTTTAGACACATCCCAAGAACATGCTGGttaaatggttaattacaattaaccctgtgaaggtgggggagggtataTGTGAATCAGGTGGGGGTTAATGGGTCAATGGGgggaataggtttcaggaaaacgtgagggaatggggttgacgggaatgtctcagaagtagtatggaccccaatgggccgaatggtcaccttaatgtcataaggaaatacaacacagcaatgcagtatattaatcttcaccttttattcgacaggaacagtcacacagtgttcagacccacatcacatcccagtttgctgaactgcgccagattatcactgagaaagagcagagcttactcggggatctcagggaagaagagaagaggattctcaacccaatggagaaaagtcttcttaagattcaagagaatataaggattattcaggaggaaatcactaagttaaaggaacagatggatcaaaaagacagtgtgatgtttctcaaggtgagggattacatttcaatttatttctgtcaaattgaactaaatgaacagtggtatgtttgaaataaacacagcacagcggccaattcaacctaatcaattgccgctgctggtgacctcacacagagtgttctccttgcatgacgaacctccaatcactccgctaatgacattcTAAAATGTCGGAGACagatattcgatcctttatcagcaacatacaatatttaagcgatgaaatttcagcattattaatcataaattaaactgcaattaatcggtcaacaaaagatatggcatctgccagtcccaggatcaaaacaacacagaacaaagtatgaatatgtaacttattcccttcacttttacgatgtccccactcacctgactggttatcgtaataaacacCTAACACAGAATACAACGCAGACAGAAAACtgacgtgttgctcctacacacagcatttacaaatagcagtaaactgtttctcaccagacaattgatgcaactattcagggttgatgttttccaaaaactggacttccacaacttctgtacatcccagaacagaatgtaatcttctctgaaatgatttactctgatcataacacagagctgctgattgtgtccttaattagaacattaaatatcctctaaaactcccattaacacccagttctagtcacaggctgtgagtgtgtggtgaggtgggtgtgagggtctctctgtcaatcagtgagtacaaagaatgtgacccacacatcagacttagcctccatatccggtttccatcagattacggaaactttcactgtctctactttcTCGAATTatttttacatgggattgtgtcccgTTCTCTGtcatgagcaggccattcggtccatcttctatcaatttcccctctgcacaaacctcctgccacctactcaccgcacccagcaacagtgccccgaactctctggtccctcacgtgtttatccagcctccccattacattcaatctctgctgttccatttcaa
Above is a genomic segment from Hemitrygon akajei unplaced genomic scaffold, sHemAka1.3 Scf000152, whole genome shotgun sequence containing:
- the LOC140724018 gene encoding zinc-binding protein A33-like gives rise to the protein MSSPVLFPAATGKARKLHCEEHEEELKLFCETDKTLICLVCAVAQEHREHRFMPIKEAVKIYKDQLKSSLDSLTKKKSDFQEKEQQQKEKISGVREQSHSVQTHITSQFAELRQIITEKEQSLLGDLREEEKRILNPMEKSLLKIQENIRIIQEEITKLKEQMDQKDSVMFLKTKKKTITLKVVQVEPATMKNPRTQEHLNPAIQNRNRPQHQ